In Blastopirellula sediminis, the following proteins share a genomic window:
- a CDS encoding phosphorylase family protein: MTQQVRLVADSTLSSFSQVQANENFMLLRWLVGNWIQTQGRGLIQEQLQARVAGEGEPCQVPDSIDVACFFALGIESGGFYDLLESPETIRHEGFVEHLGLLDGRLISLVETGVGGKKARKTTERYIELRKPQWIVSSGFAGGLAEPVKKGHVVMSNSVVRAERDELVIPLSMSEEQAAAQPGLHVGRLLTVDKIIRTPREKRELGEANGAIAVDMETYATADACAEGKTRFLSVRVITDAVDDELPKNLERLVEQTSTAKMIGAAAAAIINRPSSVQDMWRLRETAMKASDRLARFLQGVVPQLK; encoded by the coding sequence GTGACGCAACAGGTTCGGCTTGTCGCGGATTCGACCCTTTCGTCCTTCTCCCAGGTTCAAGCGAACGAGAATTTCATGCTGTTGCGGTGGTTGGTCGGCAATTGGATTCAAACCCAGGGACGCGGCCTGATTCAAGAACAACTGCAGGCCCGCGTCGCCGGAGAAGGGGAGCCGTGCCAGGTTCCTGACTCGATCGACGTCGCTTGCTTTTTCGCCCTGGGAATCGAGTCCGGCGGATTTTACGACCTGCTGGAGTCGCCGGAAACGATCCGGCACGAGGGGTTTGTCGAGCATCTGGGACTGCTCGACGGGCGGTTGATTTCGCTGGTCGAAACCGGCGTCGGCGGCAAAAAAGCGCGGAAGACGACTGAGCGGTATATCGAGCTCCGCAAGCCGCAATGGATCGTCTCGAGCGGGTTCGCCGGCGGATTGGCCGAGCCGGTGAAGAAAGGGCATGTGGTGATGTCCAATTCGGTCGTCCGGGCCGAGCGGGACGAACTGGTGATCCCTCTCTCGATGTCGGAAGAGCAAGCGGCGGCTCAGCCGGGGCTGCACGTCGGGCGGCTGCTGACGGTCGACAAGATCATTCGCACTCCTCGCGAAAAGCGTGAGCTGGGGGAAGCCAATGGGGCGATTGCCGTTGATATGGAGACCTATGCGACCGCCGACGCTTGTGCCGAAGGGAAGACGCGGTTTCTTTCGGTCCGGGTCATTACCGACGCCGTTGACGACGAATTGCCGAAAAACCTGGAGCGTTTGGTCGAGCAGACCAGCACCGCCAAGATGATCGGCGCCGCGGCGGCCGCGATCATCAATCGCCCTTCTAGCGTCCAAGACATGTGGCGACTGCGCGAGACCGCAATGAAAGCGAGCGACCGACTGGCCCGGTTCCTCCAGGGGGTTGTCCCTCAGCTAAAATAG
- a CDS encoding tetratricopeptide repeat protein: MDAQQAVNAGLALLEHGKRDEALEQFEHALGLEPKHGQAWFVKGCVMSELGRTRDAAECYLQSLQYAPAYAALILFNLGNCLRDLGEGERALECFQSVTEMEPENSDAWINQGVVLDNLGQPEEAIACYDTAIRLAPDDVDAWANRGNSLRALREYDEAIECYEKALQLNPHSRAALAGRGICVAELGDPEKGLRLIDQCNSEPPFPPLLIERATILSQLNRFDEAIADIDRAVRLGANFPEAWSNRGECLVRLGQFPEAVNSFETALARNARFVPALYGKARALCLCQQMDAAREALEMYFALADEDDRRWEAAQQLREFCWEEN; encoded by the coding sequence ATGGATGCTCAGCAAGCGGTAAACGCAGGCCTTGCGCTCTTGGAGCACGGCAAACGCGATGAGGCGCTCGAACAATTTGAACATGCGCTAGGGCTTGAACCGAAACATGGTCAGGCCTGGTTCGTCAAAGGTTGCGTAATGAGCGAACTTGGTCGCACGCGAGATGCGGCCGAGTGCTACTTGCAGTCGCTGCAATACGCTCCGGCCTACGCGGCGTTGATCTTGTTCAATCTAGGGAACTGCCTTCGCGATCTCGGCGAAGGAGAGCGAGCCCTGGAGTGCTTCCAGTCGGTGACCGAAATGGAGCCGGAGAACTCGGACGCCTGGATCAACCAGGGAGTCGTGCTCGACAACCTGGGACAGCCGGAGGAAGCGATCGCTTGTTACGACACGGCGATTCGTCTGGCGCCGGATGACGTCGACGCGTGGGCCAACCGAGGAAACAGTCTCCGCGCACTGCGTGAGTACGACGAAGCGATCGAGTGTTATGAGAAGGCGCTCCAGCTGAACCCGCACAGTCGGGCAGCGCTCGCCGGTCGCGGGATTTGCGTCGCCGAACTGGGCGATCCGGAAAAGGGCTTGCGTTTGATTGATCAGTGCAACAGCGAACCTCCGTTCCCGCCGCTGTTGATCGAACGAGCGACGATCCTGTCGCAACTAAACCGCTTTGACGAAGCGATCGCCGATATCGATCGCGCGGTCCGACTTGGCGCCAACTTCCCTGAAGCTTGGAGCAATCGAGGGGAATGTCTGGTTCGGCTTGGTCAGTTTCCGGAAGCGGTGAATTCGTTTGAAACGGCGCTGGCTCGCAATGCGCGGTTTGTGCCAGCGCTCTACGGAAAGGCTCGAGCCCTTTGCCTTTGTCAGCAGATGGACGCCGCTCGCGAAGCGCTGGAGATGTACTTCGCCCTGGCCGACGAAGACGATCGCCGCTGGGAAGCGGCCCAGCAACTACGCGAGTTCTGTTGGGAAGAGAACTAG
- a CDS encoding methyltransferase family protein has product MSANATPSFSPTEIDLPKFKRQVWEMCTNIVLAAFFFRFAWIQGEAFFTWYRLSTFLILVKVSTDVFFYLIRKPPQQVSFSLYDWTVGLMGTYAVILFMPAGHTHDSLFGQIVQCTGLGLQIFAMASLNRSIGVVAANRGIKTGGMYRWVRHPLYLSYVVAFGGYLINQTSYWNAGVYAACILLWLLRIMAEERLLTQDDNYREYTQRVRWKLIPGLV; this is encoded by the coding sequence GTGAGCGCTAACGCCACCCCTTCGTTCTCGCCGACCGAGATCGACCTGCCGAAGTTCAAACGCCAAGTATGGGAAATGTGCACCAACATTGTGTTGGCCGCATTTTTCTTCCGCTTCGCCTGGATCCAGGGAGAAGCGTTCTTCACCTGGTATCGGTTGAGCACGTTCCTGATTCTGGTGAAGGTTTCGACCGACGTCTTCTTCTACCTGATTCGGAAGCCGCCGCAACAAGTTTCGTTTTCGCTGTACGACTGGACCGTCGGCCTGATGGGAACCTACGCGGTGATCCTGTTCATGCCGGCCGGACATACGCACGACTCCCTCTTCGGACAAATCGTGCAGTGCACCGGTTTGGGTCTGCAGATCTTCGCGATGGCCTCGTTGAACCGCAGCATCGGCGTCGTCGCCGCCAACCGCGGCATCAAAACGGGCGGCATGTACCGCTGGGTCCGTCATCCGCTCTATCTCAGCTACGTCGTCGCTTTCGGCGGTTACCTGATCAACCAAACCAGCTACTGGAACGCGGGGGTCTACGCCGCGTGCATCCTGCTGTGGCTGCTGCGGATCATGGCCGAAGAACGCTTGCTGACGCAGGACGACAACTACCGCGAATACACGCAACGCGTTCGCTGGAAGTTGATTCCGGGGTTGGTCTAG
- a CDS encoding P-II family nitrogen regulator, producing MKKVEAIIRHHKLEDVKDALNEMGVHGMTVSEVQGYGRQKGHTENYRGAEYSVDFVPKHKIEIICSDGNLQLVIDTILKSAQTGQIGDGKLFIYDVKQAIRIRTGEMGEDAV from the coding sequence ATGAAAAAAGTGGAAGCGATTATTCGGCACCACAAGCTGGAAGACGTCAAAGACGCTCTGAACGAGATGGGCGTGCACGGCATGACGGTCAGCGAAGTGCAAGGTTACGGCCGCCAAAAAGGGCACACCGAAAACTACCGCGGCGCCGAGTACTCGGTGGACTTCGTCCCCAAGCACAAGATCGAGATCATCTGTAGCGACGGCAACTTGCAACTGGTGATCGACACGATCCTGAAGTCGGCCCAAACCGGCCAAATCGGCGACGGCAAGCTCTTCATCTACGACGTCAAACAAGCGATCCGCATTCGCACCGGCGAAATGGGAGAAGACGCCGTTTGA
- a CDS encoding ammonium transporter, whose protein sequence is MRTHVRSALSLCALLLILTTATLALAQDGSKVPDDLPVGSPDVAEMIEQDAAAGEGIDTGDNAWMLMSSALVLLMTAPGLAMFYSGLVRRKNVLSVMMQCMFLMGLMTVVWALWGYSLSFGGSDPYIGNADYLFMNNVQSYYDAQAGEIITPLEGTIPRYTHMLFQGMFFIITPALICGAFAERMKFSSMALFSVLWGTVVYCPLCHWVWDGGILFYGGESAIAGGALDFAGGTVVHISSGISALMCALLIGNRLGYGNDDMRPHNLTYTTLGAGLLWFGWFGFNAGSALSANGLAANAFAVTHFSAAAGAVAWAAMEWISHGKPSVLGCASGAVAGLVCITPAAGFVLPMPALAMGAIAGAVCYWAVIRLKHKLRYDDSLDAFGVHGIGGTLGAILTGVFATRHVFGEAAGKPIGLYEGGGISLLIGQIAAVGITILYSVVITFILLKLIDFTIGLRVSQESEIRGLDLAEHGEEGYIFN, encoded by the coding sequence ATGCGCACCCATGTTCGCAGCGCGCTCAGCCTATGCGCGCTTCTATTGATTCTTACGACCGCTACGTTAGCGCTCGCCCAGGACGGTTCCAAGGTACCGGATGATCTGCCGGTCGGATCGCCCGACGTGGCGGAAATGATCGAACAGGACGCTGCGGCGGGCGAGGGTATCGATACCGGCGACAACGCCTGGATGCTGATGAGCAGCGCGCTGGTGCTGCTCATGACCGCGCCGGGCCTGGCGATGTTCTATAGCGGCCTGGTCCGCCGGAAGAACGTCCTGAGCGTCATGATGCAGTGCATGTTCCTGATGGGGCTGATGACGGTCGTTTGGGCGCTATGGGGCTATTCTCTGTCGTTCGGCGGATCGGATCCCTACATCGGGAACGCCGACTATCTGTTCATGAACAACGTGCAGTCGTATTACGACGCCCAGGCGGGCGAAATCATTACGCCGCTGGAAGGGACGATTCCACGATACACGCACATGCTGTTTCAAGGGATGTTCTTCATCATCACGCCGGCGCTGATTTGCGGCGCCTTCGCCGAACGGATGAAGTTCTCCAGCATGGCCCTCTTCTCGGTCCTATGGGGAACGGTCGTCTATTGCCCGCTCTGCCATTGGGTTTGGGACGGCGGCATTTTGTTCTACGGCGGCGAATCTGCGATCGCCGGCGGCGCACTCGACTTCGCCGGCGGGACGGTCGTCCATATCAGCTCCGGGATCTCGGCCCTGATGTGTGCGCTCTTGATCGGCAATCGTCTCGGCTATGGCAACGACGACATGCGTCCCCATAACCTGACCTACACGACGCTTGGCGCCGGCCTCCTTTGGTTCGGCTGGTTCGGGTTTAACGCCGGCAGCGCCCTCTCGGCCAACGGCCTGGCGGCCAACGCCTTCGCGGTCACCCACTTCTCGGCGGCGGCCGGAGCGGTCGCCTGGGCGGCGATGGAATGGATCAGCCATGGCAAGCCGAGCGTCCTCGGGTGCGCGTCAGGCGCAGTGGCCGGTCTGGTCTGCATCACGCCGGCCGCTGGGTTTGTGCTGCCGATGCCGGCCTTGGCGATGGGCGCCATCGCTGGCGCCGTTTGCTATTGGGCGGTGATCCGGTTGAAGCATAAACTGCGCTACGACGACTCGCTGGACGCGTTTGGCGTTCACGGAATCGGCGGTACGCTGGGAGCGATTTTGACCGGCGTCTTCGCGACCCGGCATGTCTTCGGCGAAGCGGCCGGCAAGCCGATTGGTTTGTACGAAGGGGGCGGAATTTCGCTTCTGATTGGCCAAATCGCCGCCGTAGGGATCACGATCCTCTATTCGGTAGTGATTACCTTCATCCTGCTGAAGCTGATCGACTTCACGATTGGTCTGCGGGTTTCCCAAGAAAGCGAAATTCGCGGCCTCGACTTAGCCGAACATGGAGAAGAAGGCTATATCTTCAATTAA
- a CDS encoding cob(I)yrinic acid a,c-diamide adenosyltransferase — MKIYTKSGDAGETGLYRGGRVRKDDRRIVAIGDVDELNALLGIVHSLAASPEIAGPILLIQSELFGLGAQIASPDPTAAGTTLLGNEAIERLEQTIDLAESQLTPLSAFILPGGSTLGAHLHQARAVCRRAERHLVAFFDGKLDEPAHVALRYLNRLGDLLFVLARWSNQLAGHAETEWRPTTK, encoded by the coding sequence ATGAAGATTTATACGAAAAGCGGCGATGCCGGAGAAACCGGGCTCTACCGCGGCGGTCGGGTCCGCAAGGATGATCGCCGCATCGTTGCGATCGGCGACGTCGACGAGCTGAACGCCCTGCTCGGGATCGTCCACTCGCTGGCCGCTTCGCCCGAGATCGCCGGGCCGATCCTGCTGATCCAGAGCGAGCTGTTCGGGCTCGGGGCCCAGATCGCTTCCCCCGATCCGACCGCCGCCGGAACGACGCTGTTGGGGAACGAGGCGATCGAGCGGCTTGAGCAGACGATCGATCTGGCCGAGTCGCAACTCACCCCGCTTTCTGCATTTATCTTGCCCGGCGGATCGACGCTGGGGGCCCATCTGCATCAAGCTCGCGCCGTCTGTCGCCGGGCCGAACGTCATCTGGTCGCGTTTTTCGACGGGAAACTCGACGAGCCGGCGCACGTGGCGCTGCGCTACCTCAATCGACTGGGAGATCTCCTGTTCGTGCTGGCCCGCTGGTCGAATCAACTGGCCGGACACGCCGAAACGGAGTGGCGTCCCACGACAAAGTGA
- a CDS encoding TolB family protein, with product MRWICGCLVSVLLAATFVKADEPAAIEGKYLSNVQQVTSGMVKAGEGYFSPDGKTIVYQAVPPQYPFYQIYTQPLEGGEPTLISTGRGRTTCAYFTPDAKKILFASSHLDPNMTETEKAEIAQQEADRKSGTRRRYSWDFDPFTDIFVKDLKSGELTPLTTEKGYDAEGAYNKEGTKIAFCSDRDGDPDLYIMDADGSNLKQLTDAKGYDGGPFISPNGKWVVFRSDRDKEGYLQIYVIGVDGKHETALTANDGVNWAPYWHPTKPYIIWAGADHSQPGRPNYDLWLMKYEETDDAIKPGKIWRITDSDAADVLPVFSPDGKKLMWTSTRTDDHSSQLFIADFQFPEDE from the coding sequence ATGCGTTGGATCTGCGGATGTTTGGTTTCGGTCCTGTTGGCGGCGACCTTCGTGAAAGCCGATGAACCGGCTGCGATTGAAGGAAAGTATCTTTCCAACGTCCAACAAGTGACCAGCGGTATGGTCAAGGCAGGCGAAGGTTACTTCTCGCCCGACGGCAAGACGATCGTCTACCAGGCCGTGCCGCCGCAGTACCCATTCTATCAGATTTACACGCAGCCTCTGGAAGGAGGCGAGCCGACTTTGATCAGCACCGGGCGAGGCCGCACCACCTGCGCTTACTTTACGCCCGACGCCAAGAAGATCTTGTTCGCCAGCAGCCATCTCGATCCGAACATGACCGAGACCGAGAAGGCCGAGATCGCGCAGCAGGAAGCGGATCGCAAGTCGGGAACGCGGCGTCGTTACTCGTGGGACTTCGATCCGTTCACCGACATCTTCGTCAAAGATTTGAAGTCGGGCGAACTGACGCCGCTGACGACCGAAAAAGGTTACGACGCCGAAGGCGCCTACAACAAAGAAGGAACGAAGATCGCCTTCTGCAGCGATCGAGACGGCGATCCCGACTTGTACATCATGGACGCCGACGGCTCGAACCTGAAGCAACTGACCGACGCCAAAGGATACGATGGCGGCCCATTCATTTCGCCGAACGGCAAGTGGGTCGTCTTCCGCAGCGATCGAGACAAAGAAGGTTACCTGCAGATCTACGTGATCGGCGTCGATGGCAAGCACGAGACCGCGCTGACCGCCAACGACGGCGTGAACTGGGCGCCCTATTGGCATCCGACCAAACCGTACATCATCTGGGCCGGCGCCGATCACTCGCAGCCGGGGCGTCCCAACTACGATCTCTGGCTGATGAAGTACGAAGAGACCGACGACGCGATCAAGCCGGGGAAAATCTGGCGAATCACCGATTCGGACGCGGCCGACGTGCTGCCGGTCTTTTCGCCGGATGGCAAAAAGTTGATGTGGACCAGCACGCGAACCGACGATCATAGCAGCCAGTTGTTCATCGCCGATTTTCAATTTCCGGAAGACGAGTAG
- a CDS encoding bis(5'-nucleosyl)-tetraphosphatase, whose protein sequence is MQDAHADMPETKACGFLIVKGNPIESFLLMRHKDRWDLPKGHVDPGEDETTCALRELEEETGIKASDIEVDPDFRYSLQYVVHYKKRMGGVTALKTAVYFLATLKRDVPLNLTEHQGAEWFAWNPPHAIQELTIDPLLAAVAEHVSS, encoded by the coding sequence ATGCAGGACGCCCATGCCGACATGCCGGAGACCAAGGCCTGCGGCTTCTTAATCGTCAAAGGAAATCCGATCGAGTCTTTCCTGCTGATGCGTCACAAAGATCGCTGGGACTTGCCTAAAGGGCATGTCGATCCCGGCGAAGATGAAACGACCTGCGCCCTGCGCGAGTTGGAGGAAGAGACTGGAATCAAAGCGAGCGACATCGAAGTTGACCCCGACTTTCGTTACTCGCTGCAATACGTCGTCCACTACAAGAAGCGGATGGGAGGCGTCACCGCACTGAAGACGGCGGTCTATTTTCTGGCGACGCTCAAGCGTGACGTCCCCTTGAATCTGACCGAGCATCAAGGGGCGGAGTGGTTCGCGTGGAATCCGCCCCATGCGATTCAAGAGCTGACGATCGATCCGCTGCTCGCGGCAGTCGCCGAGCACGTTAGCTCGTAA
- a CDS encoding RING finger protein: MTIFLLIVVTIVVAVGIALAAGRTLRPNQFQAMRAFAQLYDGKFTQTKTPIQTTVSFDLNGQPAMLRIKPPVGYDGRSLTEFRTTWPEARLRLQIHPRSKLRPDYFYDESPTIESGDAHFDEQYRLYAENSEAARKLIISGVFSALDDLNQMARPGAAYVEIHDGFLFVTLEKTFGYVSQLEQVVAYCSEIRVPSAREAAAEPASVANRTLDPVSPITRSICNACGDVVKEDGVACDDCGAIYHRRCWDKKVGCVLYSCEGKTASEAAVTN, translated from the coding sequence ATGACGATCTTTCTTCTCATTGTGGTCACCATCGTAGTGGCGGTTGGCATTGCCCTCGCCGCAGGACGGACGCTGCGCCCGAATCAGTTTCAAGCGATGCGGGCCTTCGCCCAACTGTATGACGGTAAGTTCACCCAGACCAAGACGCCGATTCAGACCACGGTATCCTTTGACCTGAATGGCCAGCCAGCGATGTTGCGGATTAAACCGCCGGTCGGTTACGACGGACGCTCGCTCACCGAGTTTCGCACTACCTGGCCCGAGGCGCGACTCCGTCTTCAGATCCATCCGCGTAGCAAGTTGCGGCCCGATTACTTTTACGACGAATCGCCGACGATCGAGTCAGGAGACGCTCACTTCGACGAGCAATATCGGCTCTACGCCGAAAACTCGGAGGCGGCCCGCAAGTTGATTATTTCCGGCGTCTTCTCGGCGCTCGACGACTTGAACCAGATGGCGCGTCCCGGCGCAGCGTACGTCGAGATCCACGATGGGTTTCTCTTCGTCACGCTCGAGAAAACGTTCGGCTACGTTTCGCAGTTGGAACAAGTGGTCGCCTACTGCAGCGAGATCCGCGTCCCCTCGGCCCGTGAAGCGGCCGCAGAGCCAGCCTCGGTCGCCAATCGGACGCTCGATCCCGTTTCGCCAATCACGCGTTCGATCTGCAATGCCTGCGGCGATGTGGTGAAAGAAGATGGAGTTGCGTGCGACGATTGCGGCGCAATCTATCACCGCCGCTGCTGGGACAAGAAAGTCGGCTGCGTTCTCTACTCGTGCGAAGGGAAAACCGCCAGCGAAGCGGCGGTTACGAACTAA
- a CDS encoding transglutaminase-like domain-containing protein, with the protein MNTILRSLPLVTIVLLATSLSIGCTTQVAQSEQTQVIEPQQAEQKPAPAPQKPRNDLQPKETLHELWSAVVQQGKKIGNSHEVVRRVQQADRELIESVSTENIAIRRQQITIEMQVVNRFLETPDGKLVSYETSIEQGGNHSSVAGQVSADGKQLMITTTGAGKSFSAPIAWKPEWGGVYAASQLLENPPIEPGQTRETTALVPTINQACQIKYVAGQLEPVKLLDGSEVELLKVTNKIALGGKTLMEVPMWVDREGNSVKMEPPGPEMVIYRCTKEFAESPIEAIEFDLAAETIVPTPEPLPDVHTKLKSAEYLVTLKKKVSPSLFPTSGGQWSSDLQEESLHLHEIALRPDTPLPPPLAQQTPPTEADLAASSLVQVEDPEVQKIAAQAKTPNDQTWKLAVELEKLVRNSIEQKDFSQAFASAAEVAKMKAGDCTEHSVLLIAILRAHKIPARAAVGLVYYDGKSGRGFAYHMWTEAWINNRWIPLDATLGQGGIGVGHVKIADSDLSGGGALAAFLPVTQVIGNIEIKPIKLE; encoded by the coding sequence TTGAATACGATCCTCCGCAGTCTGCCGCTGGTAACGATTGTTCTACTGGCGACGTCTTTATCGATCGGCTGTACGACCCAGGTCGCACAGAGCGAGCAAACGCAGGTAATTGAGCCCCAACAAGCGGAGCAAAAGCCGGCTCCGGCGCCGCAGAAACCGCGCAACGACCTGCAGCCGAAAGAAACGCTGCACGAACTTTGGTCGGCGGTCGTCCAGCAAGGGAAAAAGATCGGCAACTCGCACGAGGTGGTCCGCCGCGTTCAGCAGGCTGACCGCGAGTTGATCGAATCGGTTTCGACCGAGAATATCGCGATCCGGCGTCAGCAAATCACGATTGAAATGCAGGTCGTCAATCGCTTCCTCGAGACCCCGGACGGCAAGCTCGTCTCGTACGAAACGTCGATCGAACAAGGGGGCAACCATTCATCGGTCGCCGGGCAGGTTTCAGCCGACGGCAAACAGCTCATGATTACCACCACCGGCGCCGGCAAAAGCTTTTCGGCGCCGATCGCCTGGAAACCAGAGTGGGGAGGCGTTTACGCCGCATCCCAATTGCTCGAAAACCCACCGATCGAGCCGGGGCAGACCCGCGAAACGACTGCGCTGGTCCCTACGATTAACCAGGCCTGTCAGATCAAATACGTCGCTGGCCAGCTGGAACCGGTCAAACTTCTCGACGGCAGCGAAGTGGAGCTCCTCAAGGTGACGAACAAGATCGCCTTGGGGGGGAAAACGCTGATGGAAGTCCCGATGTGGGTCGACCGCGAAGGGAACTCGGTCAAGATGGAGCCCCCTGGTCCAGAGATGGTGATCTATCGCTGCACCAAGGAGTTCGCCGAGTCGCCGATCGAAGCGATCGAGTTTGACCTGGCCGCCGAGACGATCGTACCGACCCCGGAACCGCTTCCCGACGTTCATACCAAGCTGAAGTCGGCCGAGTATCTGGTCACCCTGAAGAAGAAGGTCTCCCCTTCCCTTTTCCCGACCAGCGGCGGTCAATGGAGCAGCGACCTGCAGGAAGAGTCGCTCCATCTACACGAGATCGCCCTGCGTCCCGATACGCCATTGCCGCCGCCGCTGGCCCAGCAAACGCCTCCGACCGAAGCCGACCTGGCGGCCAGCAGCCTGGTGCAAGTCGAGGATCCCGAGGTGCAAAAAATCGCCGCCCAGGCGAAGACCCCCAATGACCAAACCTGGAAGCTGGCGGTCGAACTCGAGAAGCTTGTCCGCAATTCGATCGAGCAGAAAGACTTCTCCCAGGCGTTCGCCTCGGCCGCCGAAGTCGCCAAAATGAAAGCCGGCGATTGCACCGAACATTCGGTCCTGCTGATCGCGATCCTCCGGGCTCACAAGATTCCGGCTCGCGCGGCGGTCGGTTTGGTTTACTACGACGGCAAGTCGGGGCGCGGCTTCGCCTACCACATGTGGACCGAGGCCTGGATCAACAATCGCTGGATTCCGCTCGACGCCACTCTGGGACAAGGGGGAATTGGCGTCGGGCACGTGAAGATTGCCGATTCCGATCTTTCGGGTGGGGGCGCACTTGCCGCATTTTTGCCTGTGACGCAAGTCATTGGCAACATTGAAATTAAGCCGATCAAACTGGAATAA
- a CDS encoding pyridoxal phosphate-dependent aminotransferase — translation MNHPWIADRTAAFDSSGIRKVFDLAAKMTDPINLSIGQPDFDVPEPVKEAAITAIREGKNGYALTQGMPVLRNKLQAMIDAEFGHSDRTNFVCSGTSGGLVLSMLALVNPGDEVIIFDPYFVMYESLVKLVGGVPVVINTYPDFRIDLEKVRATITPKTKLILLNSPANPTGVVATAAEVEGLAKLTAEKNIALISDEIYRTFTYGEFVSPAKFNDQTIVIDGFSKSYGMTGWRVGYVHGPSAIIDTMIKLQQYTFVCAPQPAQWASAAALDVDMSEHVATYAHKRDMMLDGISDLYEVSRPEGAFYIFPKAPWGTGSEFVAKAIENSLLIIPGKIFSKQDTHFRISYAAQDETLKRGIDMLRKIAKG, via the coding sequence ATGAATCACCCTTGGATCGCCGATCGTACCGCCGCGTTTGACTCTAGCGGCATTCGTAAAGTCTTTGACCTGGCGGCGAAAATGACCGACCCGATCAATCTTTCGATCGGGCAGCCCGACTTTGACGTCCCGGAACCGGTGAAAGAAGCGGCGATCACGGCGATTCGCGAAGGGAAGAACGGCTATGCCCTAACGCAGGGAATGCCGGTCCTCCGCAACAAGCTGCAAGCGATGATCGACGCCGAGTTCGGCCATAGCGATCGCACGAACTTCGTCTGCTCAGGCACCAGCGGCGGCTTGGTCTTGTCGATGCTGGCGTTGGTCAATCCCGGCGATGAAGTGATCATCTTTGATCCCTACTTCGTCATGTACGAATCGCTGGTCAAACTGGTCGGCGGCGTGCCGGTGGTGATCAACACCTATCCCGACTTCCGCATCGATCTCGAAAAAGTTCGCGCGACCATCACGCCGAAGACGAAGCTGATCCTGCTCAACAGCCCGGCCAATCCGACCGGCGTTGTAGCGACTGCCGCCGAAGTGGAAGGCCTGGCCAAGTTGACGGCCGAGAAGAACATCGCGTTGATCTCCGACGAGATCTACCGCACCTTCACCTACGGCGAATTCGTCTCTCCCGCTAAGTTCAACGATCAAACGATCGTGATCGACGGTTTTTCCAAGAGCTACGGCATGACCGGCTGGCGCGTCGGTTACGTGCATGGTCCGTCAGCGATCATCGACACGATGATCAAGCTGCAGCAGTACACCTTTGTGTGCGCTCCGCAGCCGGCGCAATGGGCCAGCGCCGCGGCGCTCGACGTCGATATGAGCGAACATGTCGCAACTTACGCTCACAAGCGGGACATGATGCTCGACGGCATCAGCGATCTTTACGAAGTCTCCCGTCCGGAAGGCGCCTTCTACATCTTCCCTAAAGCGCCATGGGGAACCGGCAGCGAATTCGTCGCCAAGGCGATCGAAAACAGTCTGTTGATCATCCCCGGCAAGATCTTCAGCAAGCAAGACACGCACTTCCGCATTTCGTATGCAGCGCAAGATGAAACGTTAAAACGCGGCATCGACATGCTGCGAAAGATCGCGAAAGGTTAA
- a CDS encoding TadE/TadG family type IV pilus assembly protein, which produces MRRKSSKRSRHGMAVAELGICLPVVVLILMAAIQGAEMMFLKQTVAIAAYEGCRAALRPNATNEIAVAAAASVLNDRHIEGATIEASKFTTAKTGKDVTISITAPVAQNSTLQGWMFSPPTITSSVTMMKEY; this is translated from the coding sequence ATGCGACGCAAGAGCAGCAAACGATCACGACACGGGATGGCCGTGGCCGAACTGGGCATCTGCCTGCCGGTCGTCGTGTTGATTTTGATGGCGGCGATTCAAGGCGCCGAAATGATGTTCCTGAAACAGACCGTCGCGATCGCCGCCTACGAAGGTTGTCGCGCCGCGTTGCGACCGAATGCAACCAATGAAATCGCCGTCGCCGCCGCCGCGTCAGTGCTGAACGATCGCCATATCGAAGGGGCGACGATCGAAGCGTCGAAATTCACGACAGCGAAAACGGGCAAAGACGTGACGATCTCGATCACCGCTCCGGTCGCTCAGAACTCGACGCTACAAGGATGGATGTTTTCGCCCCCTACGATCACGTCATCGGTCACGATGATGAAGGAATACTAA